The Muntiacus reevesi chromosome 5, mMunRee1.1, whole genome shotgun sequence genome segment TCGGAGTTGGTCCCGGAACCATGGATACCCCGCCGAGACGCAGCCGCCGGCTGGAAGGACTAAAGCCTGAATCTCCGGACAACCCCACCTCAATTTTGCGGGTGAGAGGGGCCCTTGTGGAGTTCGAGTCGAACCCAAAAGAAACGAGGGAGCCTAGGTCTCCACCGGGCCTGGGATCTCCCAGTCGTCAGCCGGAGACAAGCCCAGGATCACCCAGTCTGCGGAAGGGGCCAGCCTTAGGGTCCCCTCGAAAGCAGCCAGAGCTGGACTCAGGGTCCCCCCAGAGTCAGCGAGATCCAGGCCTGAATTTTCCCCAAAGTCAGCCGGAATCGAGTCCTGAATCCCACCTACTTCAGCCAAAGCCAGGTGAGGAATCACCAAAGTTCTCCCAGGACCAAGGAGACGCGGACTCGGAGTTGCCCAAGAATAAGGAAGAGCCGACCCCGGGGTCCCCTCGACGTCAGCTGCAGCAGGACTCAGGATCACTAGAGCCTTTCCACGGTCAGAAAGCACCGGGTCCTGAGCCCTCGAAGCCACTGCAGGAGCTGACACCGCGGTCGCCCGGCTCCCCACGGGATCAGCATGAGCCGAGCAAGCCACCTGCAGCTGGGGAGCCGGCGAGAGAAGGCCCCGCGCCAAAGAAGCGAGAAGGTTCTTCGGCCCAGGCCCCAGCGTCCAAGAAGCCAAAGGAGGAGGTTCCTGTAAtcccaaaagggaagcccaagtctggGCGGGTGTGGAAGGACCGCTCAAAGAAGAGGTGAAGTGGGGGACAACTCGGTAGTATTG includes the following:
- the CCDC86 gene encoding coiled-coil domain-containing protein 86, with product MDTPPRRSRRLEGLKPESPDNPTSILRVRGALVEFESNPKETREPRSPPGLGSPSRQPETSPGSPSLRKGPALGSPRKQPELDSGSPQSQRDPGLNFPQSQPESSPESHLLQPKPGEESPKFSQDQGDADSELPKNKEEPTPGSPRRQLQQDSGSLEPFHGQKAPGPEPSKPLQELTPRSPGSPRDQHEPSKPPAAGEPAREGPAPKKREGSSAQAPASKKPKEEVPVIPKGKPKSGRVWKDRSKKRFSQMVQDKPLRTSWQQKMKDRQERKLAKDFARHLEEEKKRRRQEKKERRAENLRRRLENERKAEIVQVIRNPAKLKRAKKKQLRSIEKRDTLAQLQKQPPQRPATKV